The following proteins are encoded in a genomic region of Pangasianodon hypophthalmus isolate fPanHyp1 chromosome 26, fPanHyp1.pri, whole genome shotgun sequence:
- the pcca gene encoding propionyl-CoA carboxylase alpha chain, mitochondrial codes for MAAYRITPTFQRVLHVVKHASLRPTCWLISRHACYSTVYDPSEKTFDKILIANRGEIACRVIKTCKMMGIRTVAVHSDVDSSAVHVKMADEAVCVGPAPTSKSYLNMDAIMDVIRNTGAQAVHPGYGFLSENKEFARRLAAEGVTFIGPDTHAIQAMGDKIESKLIAKAAKVNTIPGFDGVVKNVEEAVKIAQEIGYPVMIKASAGGGGKGMRIAWNDEETREGFRFSSQEAASSFGDDRLLIEKYIDNPRHIEIQVLADKHGNALWLNERECSIQRRNQKVVEEAPSTFLDPATRRAMGEQAVSLAKAVKYSSAGTVEFLVDSKKNFYFLEMNTRLQVEHPITECITGLDLVQQMIRIAKGYELKHKQEDIPINGWAIESRVYAEDPYKSFGLPSIGRLSQYEEPVNLAGVRVDSGIQEGSDISIYYDPMISKLVSYGATRAEALKKMEDALDNYVIRGVTHNIPLLREIIVHPRFISGEISTNFLPEVYPDGFKGHLLTASEQRELLAAASALYVATQLRSQRFLGQQRVSNTVQERKRWELCVEVEKGAHMLYVTRSGTNYTVEIDGEKVNVSGEWNLASALLPLTINGNHRVLQCLSRNAAGEITLQYLGTSFKVRVLSKLAASLNKHMPEKVPEDSSSILRSPMPGTVVAVSVKAGDTVAEGQEICVIEAMKMQNSMTAAKTAKVKSVHCKAGETVGEGDLLVELE; via the exons ACCTTTGATAAGATCCTCATCGCAAACAGAGGAGAGATCGCCTGCAGG GTGATTAAAACATGTAAGATGATGGGGATCAGGACGGTCGCCGTGCATAGTGACGTGGACTCGAGTGCG GTTCACGTGAAGATGGCGGACGAGGCCGTGTGTGTAGGCCCAGCGCCGACCAGTAAGAGCTACCTCAACATGGACGCCATCATGGACGTCATCCGAAACACAGGAGCtcaagct GTTCACCCAGGCTACGGCTTCCTCTCAGAGAATAAAGAGTTCGCTCGGAGGCTG GCGGCTGAGGGAGTCACCTTCATCGGTCCTGACACGCACGCCATCCAGGCCATGGGGGACAAGATCGAGAGCAAACTCATCGCCAAGGCGGCCAAAGTCAACACCATTCCTGGCTTCGATGGAGTCGTGAAG AATGTAGAGGAGGCTGTGAAGATTGCACAAGAAATCG GTTACCCAGTTATGATCAAAGCGTCGGCTGGTGGAGGAGGGAAAGGCATGAGGATCGCCTGGAATGATGAGGAGACCAG GGAAGGGTTTCGTTTTTCCTCCCAAGAGGCTGCGTCCAGTTTCGGGGACGATCGACTCCTTATTGAGAAGTACATCGATAACCCCAGACACATCGAGATCCAG GTCTTGGCCGATAAGCATGGAAATGCTCTGTggctgaatgagagagagtgcTCCATCCAGAGACGCAACCAGAAAGTGGTGGAGGAGGcacccag CACATTTCTGGACCCGGCCACTCGGCGTGCGATGGGAGAGCAGGCCGTGTCTCTGGCTAAAGCAGTAAAATACTCCTCAGCGGGCACTGTTGAGTTCCTGGTTGACTCCAAGAAGAACTTCTACTTTCTAGAGATGAACACACGCCTccag GTGGAGCACCCCATCACTGAGTGCATCACAGGGTTGGACCTGGTGCAACAGATGATACGAATTGCTAAGGGATACGAGCTCAAGCACAAACAGGAAGACATCCCTATTAATGGCTGGGCCATCGAGAGCAGAGTCTACGCCgag gatCCCTACAAATCATTCGGTCTTCCCTCCATTGGTCGGCTCTCTCAGTACGAGGAACCAGTAAACCTCGCTGGT GTGCGTGTGGATAGTGGTATTCAAGAAGGAAGTGACATCAGCATCTACTACGACCCCATGATCTCCAAA ttggtcAGTTACGGAGCCACGAGAGCTGAGGCACTGAAGAAAATGGAGGATGCACTTGATAACTACGTCATcagag gtgtgacCCATAACATTCCTCTCCTGAGGGAGATCATCGTTCACCCACGTTTCATCTCAGGTGAAATCAGCACCAACTTTCTGCCTGAGGTTTACCCTGATGGGTTCAAAGGTCACCTGTTGACGGCCAGTGAGCAGCGCGAGCTCCTGGCTGCAGCCTCTGCTCTATACGTAGCCACACAGCTCCGCTCACAGAGGTTCCTGGGACAGCAGAG agtCTCTAACACTGTTCAGGAGAGGAAGAGATGGGAACTGTGTGTGGAGGTGGAGAAAGGAGCTCACATGTTGTATGTAACTCGCTCCGGAACCAACTACACA gtggagaTTGATGGAGAGAAAGTGAATGTGTCTGGAGAGTGGAATCTGGCCTCTGCACTTCTGCCCCTCACCATTAACGGCAACCACAGAGTTctacag TGTCTATCCCGTAACGCTGCAGGCGAGATCACACTGCAGTATCTGGGCACGTCG TTTAAGGTGCGTGTTTTGAGTAAGCTGGCAGCGTCCCTCAATAAGCACATGCCTGAGAAGGTTCCAGAAGACTCCAGCAGCATCCTGAGATCTCCTATGCCCGGGACTGTCGTGGCCGTTTCTGTCAAAGCCGGCGATACg GTTGCAGAGGGGCAAGAGATCTGTGTGATTGAAGCGATGAAGATGCAGAACAGCATGACCGCTGCCAAAACCGCCAag GTTAAGAGTGTACACTGTAAAGCTGGGGAGACAGTTGGTGAGGGAGATCTGCTGGTGGAGCTGGAGTAA